From the Candidatus Liberibacter asiaticus genome, the window TGACCGGTGCTTATTGGTTCGGTGGAGGAATTGATCTCACCCCATCCTTAGAATCCCGTCGTCATTCCTATGATCCAGATGTGATATTTTTCCATAATACTCTCAAAGAAATGTGTTCTCAACATGCAGTCGCCAATTACACACACTATAAAGAATGGTGCGATCGGTATTTTTATCTACCACATCGACAGGAATCTCGGGGTATTGGAGGAATATTTTTTGATCATCTTCATTCTTCTCCAGAGATGGGGGGAATAGATGCAGATTTTTCTTTTATCTCTGCTGTCGGAGACTGTTTTATCAAACTCTATCCATCGTTAGTACGCCGTAATTATCATCATTTATTTTCTGAACAAGATCGGCAAGAACAGTTGATTCGTCGTGGACGTTACGCAGAATTTAATCTTCTATATGACAAAGGAACGAACTTTGGATTTAAAACAGGAGGCAATGTGGAAAGTATTTTAGCATCTATGCCACCCTTGGTAGCGTGGCCATAGCCATAAGATTTTTTTATTCCTTTAGCATTGTCATGCAATTTATAACAGAAAGATAGTCACTAATAGACTAAAAAGTATCATATAAGGATAATATAATGGAAGGAGTGAAAATTCATGAGAGTTGGAAAAGTTTGCTAGAAAATCATTTCCAAAGTGAGCATATGCGCAATTTAAAA encodes:
- the hemF gene encoding oxygen-dependent coproporphyrinogen oxidase, translated to MNLCTIEIGCPDDIEERKRISQRKFENLQSIICTEFEKLENEAHENSANRSPKIFTVKHWLRDKSQKEDLGGGRMATLCAGKVFEKAAVLVSTVYGDLSPDFKDQILGTTKNPYFWATGLSVIVHPYNPHVPAVHFNIRMIVTGAYWFGGGIDLTPSLESRRHSYDPDVIFFHNTLKEMCSQHAVANYTHYKEWCDRYFYLPHRQESRGIGGIFFDHLHSSPEMGGIDADFSFISAVGDCFIKLYPSLVRRNYHHLFSEQDRQEQLIRRGRYAEFNLLYDKGTNFGFKTGGNVESILASMPPLVAWP